DNA sequence from the Manduca sexta isolate Smith_Timp_Sample1 unplaced genomic scaffold, JHU_Msex_v1.0 HiC_scaffold_3782, whole genome shotgun sequence genome:
AAATCAAATGTCACAAGCAGGGATCATTAAACTTATACCATATATCACGTAatcaatatacaatattaaaaagtgtaaaataaaaatgttcatcCCACACGATTctaaataaattgcaatattaaCATCTAATAATCAGCCGGGGTCAGTGCactttcaatttaaaaacatcgtTTCGCAAATCACAGCGCACATTAATCTACCGTATGGCCAGGTTAATTTATGGCCGTCAACTCCGTCAAGTTGTAGGTGAAGATCATGGCTTATGGGTCAGTCGAGCGGCAGTGGTGGGGGTAGGATGGCCGCGCGGTATATAACCGCGGAGAAATGCTCTCACTGCATCCACTCAGCCGTGTCCTCTACACCACAATGGCAGCTAGATTCGTAGTCGCTCTTGCGTTGGTGACCTTGTGCCATGGCTACCCTGCTGGTGAGAATtgactttattattaaacattataaaattaaatatttttggattatcaaatatttcatttatcggATTACTGAAAAAATACAAACCTAATTAAATCTTAGTTCAGTTTTACGAGACTAACCAATGTCTAATTTTTAGATGAAGCCACCCGGGACAGTCGCGCTTACTCCATCGGTCAAGCGTACAACAGCAACGGTGGCGTCAGCCAGGCTTCAGCCAACACTAACGGCGGCGTCTCCCAGGCGTTCGGCAGCAGCACCAGCGGCGCGCAGTACGCTCGTGACGGCCTCTACTACCCTGGCCAGGCCATCGCTAAGGCCGAGACCTACGACACCCCCGAGACCGTGTACAGCCCCTCCAAAGCCATCGCTCAGGCGCAGAACGGCGGCGTGTACCAACCCATCCCCATCCCCGGAGCAGTCCTCACTACCTACCAACAGAACTTCGAGGCCCCCATCCTTCCCGGTGGTGTCGCCGCTAAGTCCTCCGCTGTTTCTGACGGTGTGAACGACCAGTCCATCTCCAGCGTCTCTACCAACGGTGCTGGTGACGCTCAATCCTCCGCTCAGACCAAGGGTGTCGCTGGCTACGATGTCACCTCCACCAACACCAAGGCTTCCGGAAATGGTTACGGCTCAGCTGCCTCCAACGCCGTCAACGGTTACAATTCCGCCGTGACCTCCGCCAAGTCCAACGGCTTCGGTTCCGTCGTGTCTAACGCTCAGAGTAACGGTGCCCCCGCCCTGCTCACCCCAGTCGTCCCAAGTGAAGTTGAGCCCTCCGTCATCGA
Encoded proteins:
- the LOC119188368 gene encoding filaggrin-2-like, translated to MLSLHPLSRVLYTTMAARFVVALALVTLCHGYPADEATRDSRAYSIGQAYNSNGGVSQASANTNGGVSQAFGSSTSGAQYARDGLYYPGQAIAKAETYDTPETVYSPSKAIAQAQNGGVYQPIPIPGAVLTTYQQNFEAPILPGGVAAKSSAVSDGVNDQSISSVSTNGAGDAQSSAQTKGVAGYDVTSTNTKASGNGYGSAASNAVNGYNSAVTSAKSNGFGSVVSNAQSNGAPALLTPVVPSEVEPSVIDAKKQPVPTSYIHPYVQSGYGSASSNANVNGYGSASSSAKSSNDKGIHWRFGSFYDGTHTGAVYPYNGYGAAKSSANTSGYGNANANANVNNAGSVANSAANTQGYGNAKSSANTQGSLYGGRISSDAQTSGHGSANSSAKSHGVSTAYKVADSSANSYGYGNAQAKATSS